One window from the genome of Mumia sp. ZJ1417 encodes:
- a CDS encoding glycosyltransferase family 39 protein, which produces MGTTARATREGGPVTDPVPPYARVPVLSAAAALAVVLLATANRYGFHRDELYFRMLDPAWGYVDQPPLIPLLANAMTELVADEPWAVRLPAIVAVVASTLVAAALTRELGGGALAQGLCAWTFAFASFPLVAGHVLVTTSTDLLAWMVASWFAIRALLRDDARWWLAVGVAVGLATYGRLLIPWWVLGLVVGLAVVGPRRVLRSGWFWAGGAVAAVVGMPNLVYQVVNDFPQLEMGAALAENNADEVRVMMWPFLFILFPAIWVVGSVSLWRRPEWRVLRAFVVAFVVVLVLTYVGGAQFYYPAGLLAVLFAAGWVPAAAWLARSSVAVRVAIGAALTVYAAVSVAVSLPVIPVSALTSTPVPDMNTTVVDQIGWPTYVRQVADVWETVPSDERERAAIFTSNYGEAGAIDRYGPALGLPTPYSGQNALHEQARPPSDTETVVVVGGQFAQARMLFEGCEVVGRLANGTDVDNEEEGLPIGVCRGPLHPWPELWDELQHFD; this is translated from the coding sequence ATGGGCACGACGGCCCGTGCGACCAGAGAAGGCGGGCCGGTCACCGATCCCGTCCCGCCGTACGCGCGCGTTCCCGTGCTCTCGGCCGCGGCCGCCCTTGCCGTGGTCCTGCTCGCGACGGCCAACCGGTACGGGTTCCACCGCGACGAGCTCTACTTCCGGATGCTCGATCCGGCGTGGGGCTACGTCGACCAGCCGCCGTTGATCCCGCTCCTCGCGAACGCAATGACCGAGCTCGTCGCCGACGAGCCGTGGGCGGTGCGCCTGCCGGCGATCGTGGCCGTGGTCGCCTCGACGCTGGTCGCCGCCGCGCTCACCCGCGAGCTCGGCGGTGGGGCGCTCGCGCAAGGACTGTGCGCGTGGACCTTCGCGTTCGCGTCGTTCCCGCTGGTGGCCGGGCACGTGCTGGTGACGACGTCGACGGACCTTCTCGCCTGGATGGTCGCGTCGTGGTTCGCGATCCGTGCGTTGCTGCGGGACGACGCGCGGTGGTGGCTGGCGGTCGGTGTCGCGGTGGGCCTGGCGACGTACGGGCGGCTGCTGATCCCGTGGTGGGTGCTCGGCCTTGTCGTCGGGCTCGCGGTCGTCGGTCCTCGACGCGTGCTCCGCTCGGGGTGGTTCTGGGCCGGCGGCGCTGTCGCGGCGGTCGTGGGGATGCCGAATCTCGTCTACCAGGTCGTCAACGACTTCCCCCAGCTCGAGATGGGGGCGGCGCTGGCCGAGAACAACGCCGACGAGGTCCGCGTGATGATGTGGCCGTTCCTCTTCATCCTCTTCCCGGCGATCTGGGTGGTCGGGTCGGTGTCGCTCTGGCGGCGACCGGAGTGGCGGGTGCTGCGCGCCTTCGTCGTCGCGTTCGTGGTCGTCCTCGTGCTGACGTACGTCGGCGGAGCGCAGTTCTACTACCCGGCGGGTCTCCTTGCCGTGCTCTTCGCCGCCGGCTGGGTGCCGGCCGCCGCGTGGCTTGCCCGCTCGTCGGTCGCCGTACGGGTCGCGATCGGCGCTGCGCTCACCGTCTACGCGGCGGTCAGCGTCGCCGTCTCCCTGCCCGTGATCCCCGTGAGCGCCCTCACCAGCACGCCCGTCCCGGACATGAACACGACGGTCGTCGACCAGATCGGCTGGCCGACGTACGTCCGTCAGGTCGCCGACGTCTGGGAGACGGTGCCGAGCGACGAGCGCGAGCGCGCGGCGATCTTCACGTCCAACTACGGCGAGGCGGGGGCGATCGACCGGTATGGGCCTGCGCTCGGCCTGCCCACCCCGTACAGCGGGCAGAACGCTCTCCATGAGCAGGCTCGACCGCCCAGCGACACCGAGACGGTGGTGGTCGTGGGCGGGCAGTTTGCCCAGGCCCGCATGCTCTTCGAGGGGTGCGAGGTCGTGGGGCGGCTCGCGAACGGCACCGACGTCGACAACGAAGAAGAAGGGCTGCCCATTGGGGTGTGTCGCGGGCCGCTGCACCCGTGGCCGGAG